In Fusarium oxysporum Fo47 chromosome VII, complete sequence, the following proteins share a genomic window:
- a CDS encoding uncharacterized protein (expressed protein) — MRFFAVATLLVALAAAAPTDEVESLEKRACTKRDCISQCCKQYGNCNFFTCSESYCGGLTPVCKCVCRRV; from the exons ATGCGCTTCTTCGCTGTAGCAACTCTGCTCGTGGCCCTAGCCGCTGCGGCGCCGACTGATGAAGTTGAAAGCCTC GAGAAGCGGGCTTGTACCAAGC GAGATTGCATATCGCAGTGCTGCAAGCAATATGGCAACTGTAACTTTTTTACTTGCTCGGAATCCTACTGCGGTGGGCTCACCCCTGTCTGTAAGTGTGTATGCAGGAGGGTGTGA